The following DNA comes from Rhodanobacter sp. AS-Z3.
ACAGGTTTTGATACGCATTGGCTATGCCAGCGTGTGGCGGCGCAGGAAAAGCCATGGACCTGGCATCTGCTGAACTGGCGCATCGCCGCCAAGGAGTTCGCGATCTCCGGCGCCGAGCACAACCAGCGCATTCGCGATCAGCAGTTCCTGCGCTTTCTCAAGGAGACGCTGCTCGGCAATCACCGTCTGCTGCACCAGATGCAGTGCGAGAGCCCGCACTTCCTGGTGGATGACACACTGGCCGGGCTGGCCGACAAGATGAATGCGCTGACCTGTTCGCACAGCATCGACCCGAGTGTGCTGCAGGCTACTGCCGATGCCTTCGATGCGAACTTCGCCAACGGCGACAAGCTGCAGAACGATGAGCAGATCGACCGCGTCCTGCATGCGCGTCAATGGGGTTCGGATCGCCTGCGCACATGCAAACCTGCACCGCTGCAGATGAAAGGGGCGGGGCCGTTCATCGCCATCCACATGCAGTTGATCACGCGCAAAAGTCTGGGTGGGTTGCGCACCGACCTGCAAAGCCGTGTGCTCGATGCGAGTGGTCAGCCGATCGCCGGGCTTTACTGTGTTGGCGAAGCGGCCGGCTTCGGTGGTGGCGGTGCTTCCGGCAAGCGATCGCTCGAAGGCACGTTCCTGCCCGGCTGCATTCTTACGGCGCGGGCGGCCGCGCGTGCCATTGCCGGTGGCGGCTGATGAATATCCCGACTTCATGGTTGATGCGATGTGCGTGACAAACATTCATGCGAGCCCGCTAAGGATGCTCTGATTTATTCCCCGTCTGCGGCATCATAGCCAGCAGTCCCCAGGAAGCCCATCGCCGATGAAGCAGCGTTCGTTCGCCTCGTTGAGTTTTGAAGTCAAGAAGAAGCCGACACGTCGTGAGCGGTTTCTGGGTGAGATGGACAAAGTCGTGCCGTGGGCCGACCTGCTGGCGCTGATCGAACCGAGCTATCCGACCTCCGGTCGTCGCGGTCGCCCGCCGATGGCGGCATCGACGATGCTGCGGATCCACTTCATGCAGCAGTGGTACGCACTGAGCGATCCAGCGATGGAAGATGCGTTGTACGAGATAGAGTCCATGCGCCGGTTTGCCGGGCTGGAGCTGAACGAGGACGCGATTCCGGACGAGTCGACGATCCTGAAGTTCCGTCGCTTCCTGGAGCAGCACGGCCTGGCGGTGAAGATCTTCGAAGCGGTCAATGCGCACCTGAGCGGTCAGGGCCTGTTGCTACGTCAGGGCACGATCGTGGATGCCACGATCATTCAGGCGCCGTCCTCGACCAAGAATGCGGACAAACAGCGTGACCCGGACATGCGCCAGACGAAGAAGGGCCAGCAGTGGTACTTCGGCATGAAAGCGCACATCGGGGTGGACGTGGAATCGGGGCTGGTGCACACGGTAACCACGACACCTGCCAACGTGGGCGACGTGACGGAAGTGGACAAGTTGCTGCACGGCCAAGAGAAGACGGTGCATGCCGATGCCGGCTACCAAGGCGCCGAGAAACGGGCACCCAAGCGCGGCCGCACGTGGCATATCGCGGCCAAACGCGGCAGCGTGAAGGCGATGCCCGAGGGCGAGTTGAAGGATGCGGTCAAGCACACCGAGCACATGAAGGCCGCGGTTCGAGCCAAGGTGGAGCATCCGTTCCGGGTGGTGAAGCGGCAGTTCGGCTATCAGAAGGTGCGCTTCAAGGGCTTGCTCAAGAACACCGCTCAGATACTCACGCTGTTCGCGCTATCGAATCTGTGGATGGTGCGACGAACGTTGCTAGCGTCCGCAGGGGAGGTGCGCCTGTGAGGCGGGAAATCGAGGCGATTGGGGGTAACCCAGCACGGCGATGGCGGCGATATGCCTCACAATCTGCCTTTTCGTCGTAGTCAATCCATATTTTTAGCACGGCCGTCTGGACGGCCATTTTGAACTTAATTGATCAGAGCATCCCTAAGGCGGCTCGCCGAGTTCGATTGATCATCCGAGGAAAACGCTCATGTCCAACGGCGCTCAAGCCCTGCTGAAAACGCTGGCCGATGCCGGCATCGAGGTCTGCTTCAGCAACCCCGGTACCAGCGAGATGCACTTCGTGGCCGCGCTGGATGGCGAGCCGCGCATGCGCGCGGTGCTGGCATTGTTCGAGGGTGTCGCCACCGGCGCGGCCGATGGCTATGCACGCATGGCAGACAAGCCTGCCGCTACGCTGCTGCATCTGGGTTGCGGCTTGGGCAACGGTCTGGCCAATCTGCACAACGCACGCAAGGGCAACGTGCCGATCGTCAATATCGTGGGTGATCACGCCACCTATCACACGCAGTTCGACGCGCAGCTACAGTCCGACATCGAGACGGTGGCGCGCAATGTTTCGCCCGGTTTTGTGCGCACGTCCTCAAGCACCGAAGCGTTGTGCCGTGATGCGGTCGAGGCGGTTGCTGCCGCACGCGGCCTGCCGGGGCAGGTCGCTACGTTGATTCTGCCGGCTGACGTTTCCTGGGGCGACGGTGGTCAGGCGTGTTCGCCGTTGCCGGCACCTGCGCCGCTTGCGGCAGACGACGCAACCGTCGAGGCGATTGCTC
Coding sequences within:
- a CDS encoding IS5 family transposase, with translation MKQRSFASLSFEVKKKPTRRERFLGEMDKVVPWADLLALIEPSYPTSGRRGRPPMAASTMLRIHFMQQWYALSDPAMEDALYEIESMRRFAGLELNEDAIPDESTILKFRRFLEQHGLAVKIFEAVNAHLSGQGLLLRQGTIVDATIIQAPSSTKNADKQRDPDMRQTKKGQQWYFGMKAHIGVDVESGLVHTVTTTPANVGDVTEVDKLLHGQEKTVHADAGYQGAEKRAPKRGRTWHIAAKRGSVKAMPEGELKDAVKHTEHMKAAVRAKVEHPFRVVKRQFGYQKVRFKGLLKNTAQILTLFALSNLWMVRRTLLASAGEVRL